The Cucumis melo cultivar AY chromosome 6, USDA_Cmelo_AY_1.0, whole genome shotgun sequence genome includes a region encoding these proteins:
- the LOC103490711 gene encoding N6-adenosine-methyltransferase MT-A70-like: METQETTEEIIASIKDKRQELEARILAQHSSQLELLSSLESLVPDIVSSLDLSLKVVSSFNGRPFTPTPVLPELKNKPSKYPLLTTNSLPHKSRPNLLPSGEAKPTIQKNQNAKAYSESNSDRKRARQPDGGKFSMDDSGSPLSVVRSMVAVCLLERVPFTTIDSSTVLRKLENDQKATSAEKAALREVGGDSGAILAVEMALRSMAEDSGGVELEEFVVSGKSRVMVLGIDRTRLMKELPESANFQLQESSLGEGNSSHNQNQQVVSGGGVDVNGGVFGMGGPMPRPIPEMWMGPGDPNIQGLTPMFPGSGPGGAMAGGRGAPRMMGMMGMPRGMGLPPLHRPLMGPNVPMAGPNSMPQKPRTEEDDMKDLEALLSKKSFRELQKSKTGEELLDLIHRPTARETAVAAKFKTKGGSQLKEYCSSLTKEDCRRQSGSFIACEKVHFRRIIAPHTDINLGDCSFLDTCRHMKTCKYVHYELDPIQDVPPMLMGAGSIPPPKSLKPQRAEYCSEVELGEPQWINCDIRNFRMDILGQFGVIMADPPWDIHMELPYGTMADDEMRNLNVPALQTDGLIFLWVTGRAMELGRECLELWGYKRVEELIWVKTNQLQRIIRTGRTGHWLNHSKEHCLVGIKGNPEVNRNIDTDVVVAEVRETSRKPDEMYPLLERISPRTRKLELFARMHNTHAGWISLGNQLSGVRLVDEGLRARFKAAYPNVEVQPSSPPRASMEIDSGAAQMRSPFAVSESKPPYGGDPTIPEVPYSAAAAGTPDKAIAVGIDTVN; this comes from the exons ATGGAAACTCAAGAAACCACTGAAGAAATCATAGCGAGCATCAAAGATAAGCGTCAAGAACTCGAAGCTCGCATTCTTGCCCAGCACTCAAGCCAGTTGGAGCTTCTTTCTTCTCTTGAATCTCTTGTTCCTGATATCGTCTCTTCTCTCGACCTTTCTCTCAAGGTTGTTTCCTCCTTCAATGGCCGTCCTTTTACTCCTACACCCGTTCTCCCTGAACTCAAGAACAAACCCTCTAAATATCCTTTATTGACTACTAACTCTCTGCCCCACAAATCCCGCCCTAATCTTCTACCGTCAGGAGAAGCAAAACCCACGATTCAGAAGAATCAAAATGCGAAGGCGTATTCGGAATCCAATTCTGATCGTAAGCGAGCTCGCCAGCCGGACGGGGGGAAGTTTTCGATGGATGATAGTGGAAGCCCTTTGTCGGTTGTGCGGTCGATGGTGGCGGTTTGTTTACTTGAACGGGTGCCTTTTACAACGATTGATTCGTCGACGGTGTTGAGGAAATTGGAGAATGATCAGAAGGCTACATCGGCGGAGAAGGCGGCGTTGCGGGAAGTAGGGGGCGATTCCGGTGCGATACTGGCGGTGGAGATGGCTTTGAGGTCGATGGCGGAGGATAGTGGTGGGGTTGAGTTGGAGGAGTTTGTGGTGAGTGGGAAATCGAGAGTGATGGTATTAGGGATTGATCGAACTCGGCTTATGAAGGAACTGCCTGAAAGTGCAAACTTTCAGTTGCAGGAATCAAGTTTGGGAGAGGGTAATTCGAGCCACAATCAGAATCAGCAAGTGGTGAGTGGTGGTGGCGTGGATGTTAATGGCGGAGTGTTTGGGATGGGAGGGCCAATGCCGAGGCCGATACCGGAGATGTGGATGGGGCCTGGAGACCCCAATATACAGGGACTGACACCCATGTTTCCGGGAAGTGGACCCGGCGGTGCAATGGCAGGGGGAAGGGGTGCGCCTAGGATGATGGGGATGATGGGGATGCCTAGAGGGATGGGACTTCCACCATTGCACAGGCCATTGATGGGGCCAAATGTGCCAATGGCTGGCCCCAATTCAATGCCGCAGAAGCCTAGAACTGAAGAGGATGACATGAAGGATCTCGAGGCCTTGTTGAGCAAGAAGTCTTTCAGAGAATTGCAAAAGTCTAAGACTGGAGAGGAGCTTTTGGACCTCATTCACCGGCCAACTGCCCGGGAAACTGCTGTCGCTGCAAAG TTTAAAACTAAAGGTGGTTCACAACTGAAGGAATACTGCTCATCCTTGACAAAAGAGGACTGCCGGCGTCAATCTGGCTCGTTTATCGCATGCGAGAAG GTTCATTTTCGGCGAATAATTGCTCCACATACAGACATCAATCTGGGTGACTGCTCATTTCTTGATACTTGTCGTCACATGAAG ACATGCAAGTATGTTCATTATGAGCTTGATCCTATTCAAGATGTACCACCTATGCTGATGGGAGCGGGATCCATTCCTCCTCCCAAATCACTAAAGCCTCAGCGAGCTGAATATTGTTCAGAGGTGGAACTTGGTGAACCACAATGGATTAACTGTGATATTCGTAATTTTAGAATGGATATTTTGGGGCAATTTGGAGTGATTATGGCTGATCCACCGTGGGATATTCATATGGAATTGCCTTATGGGACAATGGCTGATGATGAAATGCGCAATCTTAATGTTCCTGCACTTCAGACTGATGGTTTGAtttttctttgggttactggaCGTGCAATGGAACTTGGAAGAGAATG TCTAGAACTATGGGGATACAAGCGTGTTGAGGAGCTAATATGGGTTAAAACAAATCAACTTCAAAGAATTATTAGAACAGGGCGGACAGGCCACTGGCTCAATCATAGTAAGGAGCATTGCCTTGTCGGAATAAAGGGAAACCCAGAAGTTAACAGGAATATTGATACAGATGTTGTAGTTGCTGAGGTTCGAGAAACAAGCCGCAAACCAGATGAG ATGTACCCTTTGCTTGAGAGGATAAGTCCAAGAACAAGAAAGCTAGAATTGTTTGCTCGGATGCATAACACTCATGCAGG GTGGATATCTCTTGGTAATCAATTGAGTGGAGTGCGATTGGTTGATGAAGGGCTAAGAGCAAGGTTCAAGGCTGCATATCCAAATGTGGAGGTTCAACCGTCGTCTCCTCCAAGGGCTTCCATGGAAATTGATTCTGGGGCTGCCCAAATGAGGAGTCCCTTTGCAGTATCAGAATCAAAGCCACCATATGGAGGGGACCCTACAATTCCTGAGGTCCCATATTCAGCAGCAGCAGCAGGTACCCCTGATAAAGCAATTGCAGTAGGAATTGACACGGTTAACTGA